Genomic window (Blastocatellia bacterium):
GGAAGCGGCTTGGCGGGCTGTCGGGCATGAGCGAGCGTCTGTTTGAAACTTTCGACATCCTCGAAGGGCGACCACTGGATGCGCGGCCTCGGCGCATCGGCGCAAGCATCTCGTTTTTGTTTCATCTTCTGCTTTTCGGGGTGATGATATGGGTCTCGCCGAAGACAATGCCGACGGAACAGCCGGAGACCGAGGTGGTGGCCCAGGGGGCTCCCCCTCACATCATTGAGCTTGATGCTCCTCTCTATGCCCTTCCCCCCGAAGTCGTTCGCCAGTTAGCTGCCGTCAGCGAACTGACGCCACCGCGTCGTGCGGAGTATTTGTCGGAGAAGGAGACGATCGCTCGGGGCGAGCGCAATCCCACGCCGCAAGGATCCTCGTCGTTGCCAAAGGTCAGCGGCGGAAGCGGCCGGATAGCGTCTCTTCCCTCCTCTCCACCGGCTGAGTCGCCGTCGGAAAGAGAAACAGGAGCACGCCGCCGGGCGGTGGAGAAGCCCTTACCGCCGACGCTTCCTTCGGCCACGGCCCAGTCGGCTCCGCTATCGGGAAATAGTGACGGATTGCGCGAATCTTTCCTGGCGGCGCTCAGGGGCGCATCGCCCCTTCCGCTTCCCGAAGTCTCTGGCGCACAGCAATCGGGTGTGACGCTTGAAGGTCCTCCCTCGGTGAACGCGCGGGCCGCCGAAGAGATGGAACAATACCGTCGCTATCTGGAACGAGAAATCCAGCAACGATGGTTTATTCCTCCCGAGGCTCATTTGCTCACCAGTCCGACGACGGTGATTATCATCTTTGAAGTGGCTCGCGATGGGAAGCTCCTTCAAATTCGATTGAAACAATCGTCAGGTTTTCCGGCCCTGGATCGGGCGGCTCTGAATGCCGTTCGACTGGCAGCCCCGTTCCGACCGTTACCGAGCGCGTTCCTCTTCACGAGTCAGGTGTTCACGGACAAGTTCACGTACTTTCCTCCGCGCGGATAAGGCTCGTCATGGGCAGCCGTCGGATGGTTGCGCTTCTTTTGCTGGTGGGTTTTGGCTGGAACGGCGTCGCCGCCCTTCCGCCAGAGAGGGATGACATCTCGGCCTCCCCGCTGATGTCACAGCGGCGGTCTCGTCCCCGTCATGTCAACCGAATGGGGGAGATGCCCGAATTCCC
Coding sequences:
- a CDS encoding TonB family protein yields the protein MSERLFETFDILEGRPLDARPRRIGASISFLFHLLLFGVMIWVSPKTMPTEQPETEVVAQGAPPHIIELDAPLYALPPEVVRQLAAVSELTPPRRAEYLSEKETIARGERNPTPQGSSSLPKVSGGSGRIASLPSSPPAESPSERETGARRRAVEKPLPPTLPSATAQSAPLSGNSDGLRESFLAALRGASPLPLPEVSGAQQSGVTLEGPPSVNARAAEEMEQYRRYLEREIQQRWFIPPEAHLLTSPTTVIIIFEVARDGKLLQIRLKQSSGFPALDRAALNAVRLAAPFRPLPSAFLFTSQVFTDKFTYFPPRG